The following DNA comes from Rosa rugosa chromosome 5, drRosRugo1.1, whole genome shotgun sequence.
CAAAGGCCACAAACAACTACCATTTCACAAGGTAGCATCACATATAATTAAGCATAAACAAAATTGAACGACAACCTAATCGATATGCAGAGAATCAAACGCCGCAAACAAAATCGATTTTTCAAAGTAGCATCACATATAATTAAGCATAAATATCCGAAACAAGGTTCACCAAACACTTAGAATCCATATCaaaacataataataataatccatAACAAAGCTCCCTAAAGCTCCGAATCAAAAACCGAAATGACGAAACAGCAGAAACATAAATTGGATTGGAGGCTCAACGGTAAGACTTCTGGAACCTAGCTCTGGCACCACGACCACCAAACTTCTTGGGCTCGCAGCGCCTTGGATCGGCGACGAGGAGAGTACGGTCATACCTGACGAGAATGTCCTTGATTTCCTTCTTGCTCTGCTCATCCACAAACTTCTGGTAATAAGCGACCAAGGCCTTGGCGATGCTCTGACGGATGGCGTAGATCTGAGAAGTGTGGCCTCCTCCCTTGACGCGGATCCTCATGTCGACGCCGGCGAAACGGTGTCGTCCGAGCAGAAGGATGGGCTCGTAGGCCTTGAAGCGGAGGATCTCCGGCTCCACGAGCTCGATTGGGCAGCCGTTGATCTTGATCAAGCCGCGGCCTTCCTTGCAGTAGGTGACCGCCACCGCAGTCTTCTTGCGCCCGAAGCACTGGACCGATTTGATCGGGGGAGCCGCCATGTttgttgctctctctctctcttagggTTTTGGGAGCGGCGAGTGTGTGTGTGCGATTTTGGGTGGCGAGGGAAAGAGAGCGAAGAAATAAtataagagagagagacagaggaggatttagggttttgactCAACGGGCTGTGATTGCGTTATGTTTTGTACTTCTGTTTAGTCGGCCCATATTATACAGGCCCATTTCTTTGAATTTTGCTTCTTTACTTTCTTTCTTTGGTCTGAATAGAATTTTGCTGATACTAGTGGAACTTATGGGGAACCCCCTCTCGATTTTTATCATATTAAACTAGGCCTGGGCatttagcccgaaaacccgaacTGGATCGAGCTTTGAGAGAAAAAATAGACAAAAAAATATAGCCTGGACCATTTGAGTTTAAATGGTCCGGTCCCGGGCCCTTGTTTCCATAATCCCAAAAGCCCGAAGATAGGCCCGATTCCATATACCCTTTGGAAAGggttctgtttggctccaattttgctgcagctggtcaacagtctcttttctgcgcgggcgtgccagcaccgttcgggtgcggtcgtcgggggtgtcccttgacctgacttctgttgagcgattgtggacgaggagagcaccaacctcgtcgtgggattctttgtgcctcgtggcgaggacttttgctgagcttcttgaaaatcaccaaatcgatactcgatgttgtagatcgagcagagcgagaaccaccgggaagtgaggagaacttgctaaagcgtgactttagcttggctgggttgctagggcgttacccttgcttggctggttctgtaaccgttgtggtcgcggcactaccgtcggctcccgaggagactaggaccgaagcacgttgacagagggtttggtggcactgaaagtcggcttctgagaagactaggactaggagtgagatcaccgctaagagaaagagaaggagagggagaggagttgctcttagagaggtttgctctagagagaacttagatcatcttagagatgttgttgttgtgttgtgaatgtgtgtcttagaatgagaagagaaggtgtttatatagggaagaaaaagaagagtgaaatgatgagtggaagaaaaataatgaaagtggaatatgaaagtgatttgtaaaatatggaaaagatagagaaatgatgaaatgaaagcaaggcatgaaggtgcaacaacatggaagtgatgatgatctattaaagagattgtcttgaaaaatatatccaaggaaaagaagaaaagcatctagctttcttcatgtgggtaggaaacatgaacatgtgaatattgagctggttttaggtcagtttctgcccctttattccttcaattatttctccaacaagcattccaaatttcactatgacctcttcataaaaaatgttccattatgagtgtagatcaccctggcaaaatttcagaatttttggtatagtggttgagccgaaaacgctgctggacctcttacaggtccagatttccagttttgcttctgcaaaagattggactgattgtttgaaggccttccactcaaaaacatctctggcactcttcataagaaatgatccttgggctgtctagaatggatctggaaagtttcagcacatttcgatttcatttggttagtctgccacccctccttccttgtctagctcggttttttcctaaccgaagtaggaaaatatgctaaagttgacttgtcatacttccatagtaggctttatttagcctctaaatatatatttcgagcttgtcgacaatatatagcttgagccactgacattggctcaatttctccaacacatgccttgtcaggccaaaatgtttattttgggtccaaacaggttCTACTAGTCTTTGTCTTAAGACTTTCAGACTTTCAGTCAACCCGAAACCCTCAGCCATCAACGCTCAACACAACACCTCGACCCAGCTTCGGGTTTTGATTTCCTTGGAGTGATCGAAACTTCAGAAGGGATTCCAATTCTAGTTTCCCTTTGAAGCTCGAACTCGCAGCACTCTCCAAGTTTCCAGTACCCGACCCTTTCCCAGACGCAACACTCTGGGAAGTTTATTTGCagccttcttcagttcttcaatTCCCTTCGCATCGCTTTTCCAATTTCCCTTCGCAGCTTGAACCCACTCGAAGCCCTCAATCTCTTTTCCTTGAATTGGTTAATTTTTTTccgaatttgttttgtttttgttttgtatccaGTGGTTTGTGTTTTGAGTAGTTCCAGTTTATAACGAGAAGATTGGGTTCATCATGAAAGCTTGGTGAGATTTGGATTTGGTAGTACTAGGAGTCAGTGTTGGTTGGGCTGGGAAGAGGTGGGTGCCAATATTTGGATTTACTTTGGGAAGGAGTTTTCAGCAAAAGAGGAAGGAGTTTTATTTTCAGCAAAAGCAAGGTAAGAGTTGGGTCTTCGATTATGTCAGATTGTGGTTTTCATTGAGTTATTTGTGTCTGAATTTTATCTGACATTAGACGGTGGCTTACTTGATTTCAtagatttgttttgtgatttttgatcAGATTGGTTGGTATTGATTGTTATTGatctttcttttgttaattaaaGCTTATCTGATTCAATTGTTAATGTATGCAATATGGTTTTGTTTTGTAGTCTGGGTTTTGTTTTTAATCTTATTCATCTTTGTTATCGTTTAGTGAATTGTCACTGGTTTCCATGAGTAAAATATTTTCTTCTGCTAATAAATGATAAGGTTGTGAGTTTGTGTTGACGTGAAAGATCCATTACAAGTTGTATATACTTTAGAGTTAGCAACTGATGTATGTTATCTAAAGAAACTAATTCATTAAAGCAATTGGTTGTTTGAAATATAGAATGTAGGAAGTTGTTCTTAATTGGTTTTCAGAGTGAGCAGCTGTTCCAAATCAACATATGTCAATAAATGATTAAGTATTGGCTTTCAGTTCTTTAATATGATTTTATTTATTGCTCAAGGGTTCTGTTATTTCTTCTTTGTTCTACAGTTGTATAATATGAAGCCTCTCTTTATCACTTTGGGTCTTTGACAATGGAACCTGAAGCAGCTGCAGTTTCACCAGTTTGTGGGGATGAGATGGTGGCGGCTTCCAACCAGTCTAAGGGCGGTGATGAAGAAGCTATGAAGTTTGGATGTTATTCTCTTCATTTTGTAGCTTAGTTTGTAACTTGTATGAttttatattcttcttctaAACCCAGAAAATCAGAAACATGATGAAACTATAGAGAAAATCTGAAAATGAAGGTAAACAAAATTTgacttttgggcccgaaaacccgGCAGGACCGGCCCGGGCCTATTTGGTCCGGTCCTTCATGGTCCCTATAACTGAAAAATTTTATTtgagcccggcccgaaaaatagGGACTTGATCCCGGGCCTAGCAAATTGGCATGCagtcccggcccgtgcccaggcctaTATTAAACCATAAGACCATAGATATTATttttgtcccaaaaaaaaaaaaacatctgagatattttattattatttactaCTTTAAGCATCCAAAGCTTGGATTGAGAAGGATTCTGCAAGGGTTGTTTACTACTTTAATCATCCAAAGCTTGTCTCCTGATTGGGCTAATAACTGGTATGGTAGAGGCTAATAACTTACAGGTCAAGGTTTCCCACATCTATGGAGAAGGTAATGTTTCGGCTGATGTTTTGGCTAACTTTGATTCTTCACATGATGGTTATCATGCTTGGGATGATCTTCCGATCCTCAGTTCTTAGCTCCAGCTTTTGGGCGTGATTTGGTGCTTGGCATGCGTACAGGTTCATATAATCATCGATCTTTTGTTTCTTGCCGTTTAGTTTGAtcttgttggtttttttttttttttcaatgttcATTCAGTTCTTGTATTCGTTTATTTCTATAGggcttggtttggtttggtccgcTGGCCCTTTTGtagctttttatttttatcaataaaatttctgGGTAAAATCTAGAGTTAGTCCTATTCTAgcctaaaaaaacaaaaagggcaGTTTTCTTTTAGAATAATTAAATTTGTGAACTTCATGTCATGCCcgtatttttattatttagatAAAATTAATGTTAAACTCTCTCGTTACTCAAGATGTCATTGTTTGCGATTGtttattcttctcttcaaaaaaaaaaaaaatgattcccTGTGTGAAAAAAAATACTTAGAGCTTACTCTTTCTCTATTCGTATTCTTTTAGTTTCAATGAGAGGTTTTGGGATAAGCTATCAATTTATTCCCAGACAATTTTTGCTAGACCGATGATAAGTCTACAGAATAACCTGAGACCAAAAGGAAAAAACCCAGAGAATAACCGAAATAACTGATCGACTTCGGAACAATGAAGAAAAAGTTGCACTTGTTTGAAACAACGATCCACTAATTCAAGATATTGGTGCCATCCTTCTGATACTATGAAACTTAATATAGGTGTACCCTTTATTCCCACATTCACTTTTGGGAgagttggagacttggaggaTGGTTCCGACTCCCAAACGCGACTGTACGTGTTGCTGGCATTGCTTAGAGAAAGGAACATGTTGCTTGATCTCTGCAGATTGAACTTCTGGCGAATCTGGCAATCAAGGACGGTCTCGAGCTTTTCTGTAAGAAAATTGTGGACTTATCACTAGGGGTgggcagaaaccgaaccggaggtccaaaaccggccgaaccggcccGGAAAACCGGCTCGGGGACCGAACCGGATgaaataagggggaaaaaatGACTTGACCGAACCGGACCGGATTTCTTCGGTTTGGAACCGGGTCCAGCTTGTGAACCGgccgaaaaaaaccgaaccggtccgaataattaatatttatataaattattttattttatttatgttaatATTATTTTGATAGTTGTCGAATTATGATTGGTGGAAATCAGGTTACACATAGAACCTGATCCACCTGATTCCTCCCAGTGGATTAAAACCCTAAAGACTAAACTGAGCCTCTCATTTCTCTCAATTCTCaactctcatctctctctcgcctctctcttctctcaccgccgcttctctctcctctcaccaCCGcggactctctcttctcttaccgccgcttctctcttctctcaccgccgcttctctcttctctcaccGCCGCCTATTTTTTCTCTCACCGCTGCTGgctctctcttctctcacaGGTTCgaaatttgattttggtttttcaagTTCGATTTGATTTTTCGTTGGGGATCTGTAaaagatgagaaagatcataTTGAGTTTATTCTCTTTTTAGGTTGAGATCAGATTGGCTGGGGATCCTTCAATTTCATTCTCTTTTAGGTTGAGATCAGATTTGAGTTTATAAAATATATGATTATGGTTTATGATTTTTAAATTATGTATTGCAGGACATGGAATCATAGATCTGGAGGGAACGAGATCTAATCATGGAATCATGGAAgccggatttttttttttttccgatgcGGTCtaatattttcttgttgttattaattatttttcttatgAACTTTGGCACTCTTGACTCTTGAGTATAGCAAGCCTAGATCAGTATGTTTGCTGAGATTAGTACTAAGCTtcagagtttttttttgttttggattgttTGCTGAGATCAAtgtgtttgtttttgtgttgttttcttTGGTTAACAATAACTATTTTAGATCTATGCATGCAGAGCAGAgattatatgtttttgtttcaAGTTTAGGTCcggaaaaaaaaagtgtaagCTACATTTCAAGCTTTGATCTTGAACTTGAAGCCCAGATAATGGGTTTTATTAGATATGTTTGGTTGCTAAATAATAAATTGGAAGCTTTGATCTTGAACTTGAAGCCCAGATAATGGGTTTTATTAGATATGTTTGGTTGCTAAATAATAAATTGGATCAATTTGTTAAGaatatgaattaaaaaaaatatatgaattaaAAAGATGAGAGTAAAGCCCATAAAAACATTcagttgccaaaaaaaaaaacccattaaagttggaaaaagaaaaagaaaaaagaagagccCAGCTAAAACGGGCCCCGAACCGGGCCGAACTGAAAATTCGGTAACCCGAAATATTCGGCCCAGCCCATTCTCATTCGGCTCTCGGTCCAGAGTTTGGCCCAACCGATAAGTTCGGGTCGGACTCGGTTTGGGCCCAAAACCgacccgcgcccacccctactaGTTATCACTATCTAtaacttctgttttttttttttttttttttttttgagaagatcaCTATCTATAACTTAAGTAAATAACTTTTGATTTAACTCATGACAAATAATAGGAAATATAAGATAATACTTGACCTAGTTACCTGATGAGTAAGTATGTCTCTCTTGGGTTAGAAATCCATTTTGATAAGGTTATATATCTAATTATGTGATATGATATATACAGAATCTATGGATAAATTACAAGCAAGTCTTGGACTCTTTTATGGGTAAGGCTCATACTATGCTAATACATATAGACATAGATTTGGTCCATGCTCTCTCTGTAACAAAACATTAAGTCCTGCCCCATTAAGAGAAGCATGAAACCAGAGAAGAGGAGAATATCATTTCCTTGCTAATTTGCTTGCTTTTGCTGCATCAATAGCTGTTATGGACTTGTCAGGTAAACCTTGATTCTCAGACTTATTTTATACATCCATTTATGTTCATCTATAGTATGTGTTTATATTATTGTGGAAATGATCATGGTTACTTGTTATTGTTCTTCAGTTTTACATCTTCCCGCTATAATTAAGCATCTAATCATTTATCATTCATAACAACTGCCTCCTTTCACTAAATGCTACTAATGCATCAAATGATGATTTGTCTCATCAAATGATGATCTAAATATTAAAATGGAATGGTTCTCTCATGCTTTGAAATTTGTTCTAGATACCAACTGGTACAATTGTAATCATATACGatcatcaataaaaaaaaagttatttccACTCAAGAAACAACTTATtaaaaaaagtcaactttttctcttttctagggtttctctcTAGCATGGAAACTGATCAAGCTCAGAATTGTGATGGCGACTGAAGAGGCTATCATGCATCTAGTTGGGGGCAAGGATGCAACCCAAGATCCTTTTTACTATGTATGTGACCGGTTGCTTTCTTAGAAATGGGTGTTGCTTCCGTCATTTTCGACGGCGATTTCCGGCATCCGGGGTTTGAAAGAGCAAATTCTGATCTGGGGGAAGAGGAAGGAAGAATCTTTGTCTTCTAGTTTAAGGAATAGGTGATGAAAGATCACGTCTTAAATGGCGGACCTTGGTTCTTTAACAATTTGATGCTTCTCTTGGTGGATTATGATGAAATCTGTGATCTGGCAAAGATATCGCTGAATTCTATTGAGATTTGGGCGGTGGTGAAAGGGTTGCTCATGACCATGCACAATGACCGTGCCTAACCCTACTTGGGAACGCCTTGGGGCTCTTTGTGCAGTATGATCAGGCTGCATTGCAGAGGAAGGATCCCCTGCAAAGGATCTATGTTGTGCATGACGTACACAGCCGTATATGGGCTCGACGTACGTACTCTTTTTCGACGGAGGTGGCAGTGGAATTGGAGCTAAGATGTGACAAATGTCATGGCATTTATCGAGGTTGTGGTTTCTTCGGTCATGGGCTGGGTAGCTGCGACAAGGTATTAACGGCGGTGATGGCGTTCGAGGGAACTGTTTCAACGTTGGAGGCAACACTGGTGGCGGCTGATGCGTCCGGAGATGGGTTGTTGGGCCATTCTGAGGTGCTGCTAGCAGTT
Coding sequences within:
- the LOC133709389 gene encoding small ribosomal subunit protein uS9-like, with translation MAAPPIKSVQCFGRKKTAVAVTYCKEGRGLIKINGCPIELVEPEILRFKAYEPILLLGRHRFAGVDMRIRVKGGGHTSQIYAIRQSIAKALVAYYQKFVDEQSKKEIKDILVRYDRTLLVADPRRCEPKKFGGRGARARFQKSYR